The Coffea arabica cultivar ET-39 chromosome 9e, Coffea Arabica ET-39 HiFi, whole genome shotgun sequence genome has a window encoding:
- the LOC113710717 gene encoding uncharacterized protein: protein MAESSRSGGGGALELPPEIIHHILSYLSAEESTRASLLSKSWLGAWQTRPKLEFNPKLYFHKKLKLRRTWLRSKKQITNICEEFFWHVKKTLKPYRKQGICIDTLNFRVEGVFSLLNPFVMECTKVAARNGLEECTKVAVQNGVRNLDFSLPDCDLPEIVFGAKSLVELSVRDGYIMPMSVGKIMCSELRKLCLIKVDLDVEMFDNITESCPLIEVLEVRYIEGFDNFKVTKLNNLKELAVGLLENQSVIVDAPELESLTCIDEENGNEESTCLITLTASWYQNLKCLLFTGIGIGDSFFMEFAYKFPNLEDLIVRYCRELESIKISSQSLKRIQLMDNNRLVEAQFDVPKIVSFEYCSGRSIVPRFHFAAASSGWTSYFCLSKRVDVNSSWFVKLRELLASVIQSKISLEIDFGCSISFDLDEIRNIVKTHEPQEVHELALQFDWMFSLEKGLSALDGLFWVCRPKYVYAHWDDDVRENEAMKFLYETLMFRKIQDRFHDSQLSKIWLHDLKEVNVEVFDMGTYVIVDRIVFTERGMKEQQQQEDLDWENFLSLLRNNGIRERIVCFKLEFRTHDIPQEVKRLKMQNLKLDQQQKL, encoded by the coding sequence ATGGCGGAAAGCAGCCGCAGCGGTGGCGGCGGAGCTTTAGAGCTACCACCGGAGATAATCCACCATATCCTATCTTACCTCTCAGCCGAAGAATCAACAAGAGCGAGTTTACTATCGAAATCATGGTTAGGAGCGTGGCAAACACGCCCAAAGTTGGAATTCAATCCTAAGCTCTACTTCCACAAGAAACTCAAGCTACGCCGCACCTGGCTTCGGAGCAAAAAACAGATAACGAATATTTGCGAGGAGTTTTTCTGGCACGTGAAGAAAACCCTGAAGCCCTACCGCAAGCAGGGGATATGTATAGACACGTTGAATTTCAGGGTTGAAGGAGTCTTTTCGCTGTTGAACCCATTCGTCATGGAATGCACGAAGGTAGCCGCGCGAAACGGGTTGGAGGAATGCACGAAGGTAGCCGTGCAAAACGGGGTGAGGAATCTTGATTTTTCACTCCCAGACTGTGATTTGCCTGAAATTGTGTTTGGGGCTAAATCCCTAGTTGAATTGAGTGTTAGGGACGGTTATATCATGCCAATGTCAGTTGGGAAGATTATGTGTTCTGAGCTTAGAAAACTATGCCTTATAAAGGTAGATTTGGATGTAGAGATGTTTGATAATATAACTGAAAGCTGCCCTTTAATTGAAGTGTTAGAAGTTCGGTACATTGAGGGGTTTGATAATTTTAAGGTGACTAAGTTGAATAATCTTAAGGAACTTGCAGTTGGATTACTTGAAAATCAGTCGGTTATAGTTGATGCACCAGAGCTTGAGTCGCTCACTTGCATAGATGAGGAAAATGGTAATGAGGAATCGACTTGTTTGATTACTTTGACTGCCTCATGGTATCAGAATCTCAAGTGTTTACTGTTTACTGGGATTGGGATCGGCGACTCTTTCTTTATGGAATTTGCATATAAGTTTCCCAACCTTGAGGATTTGATAGTGAGATATTGTAGAGAATTGGAAAGCATCAAGATTTCAAGTCAGTCCCTCAAGAGGATACAGTTGATGGACAATAATAGGTTGGTAGAGGCACAGTTTGATGTTCCAaagattgtttcttttgaatatTGTAGTGGTCGCAGCATCGTACCCCGGTTTCATTTCGCAGCTGCATCCAGCGGTTGGACTTCTTACTTTTGTTTATCCAAGAGGGTTGATGTTAATAGTTCATGGTTTGTCAAATTGAGAGAATTATTAGCAAGTGTAATTCAGTCCAAAATTTCACTTGAGATTGACTTTGGATGCAGCATATCCTTTGATCTGGATGAGATTAGAAATATAGTAAAAACTcatgagcctcaagaggtgcaTGAGTTGGCTTTGCAATTTGATTGGATGTTCTCCTTAGAGAAGGGACTTTCAGCCCTTGATGGTCTTTTTTGGGTTTGTCGTCCTAAATATGTCTACGCACACTGGGATGATGACGTACGAGAGAATGAGGCAATGAAGTTTCTATATGAGACACTGATGTTCAGAAAAATTCAGGATAGgtttcatgattcacagctaAGTAAGATTTGGCTGCATGATTTAAAGGAAGTCAATGTTGAGGTCTTTGATATGGGTACATACGTGATAGTGGATAGAATTGTTTTTACTGAAAGGGGGATGAAGGAGCAGCAGCAGCAGGAAGATTTGGACTGGGAGAACTTTTTGAGTTTGTTGAGAAATAATGGGATTAGGGAAAGGATAGTTTGCTTCAAGTTGGAATTTAGAACACATGATATACCACAAGAAGTTAAAAGATTGAAAATGcagaatttgaagttggatCAACAACAGAAACTGTGA